The Coffea eugenioides isolate CCC68of chromosome 8, Ceug_1.0, whole genome shotgun sequence genome has a segment encoding these proteins:
- the LOC113780884 gene encoding corytuberine synthase-like translates to MDFLRAKEGRLVSQGEVNIVTIFNMLHNILLSRDLAGLEEEGIESGIKSLVTTAMEVSAAQNVSDFYPFLGKLDLQGLHKKTLKFLIKIRCTHPGSPLSKRKEVEIHQSSKISSTTCSRTELFQAVTDTSTSTIQWKMAELVKNPEKMKQVHEELQREIKHNFLRESHPMQQLPYLEACVKEALHLHPPAPLLLPHHAHQTCQLTHRTIPKNAQVSINVWAIG, encoded by the exons ATGGACTTTTTGAGGGCCAAGGAAGGTCGGCTGGTGAGCCAAGGCGAGGTGAACATTGTAACAATTTTTAACATGTTGCACAACATATTGTTGTCAAGAGATCTTGCTGGTTTGGAAGAAGAGGGCATAGAGAGTGGTATCAAATCTCTTGTAACAACAGCCATGGAAGTGTCTGCTGCTCAAAATGTATCAGATTTCTATCCATTTTTAGGCAAACTAGATCTTCAAGGTCTTCACAAAAAGACGTTAAAGTTTCTCATCAAAATTCGATGCACGCACCCCGGGAGCCCCTTATCGAAGAGAAAAGAAGTAGAGATACATCAAAGCAGCAAGATTTCTAGCACCACCTGCTCAAGAACG GAATTGTTTCAGGCGGTCACAGACACCAGTACCTCTACAATTCAATGGAAAATGGCTGAGCTTGTAAAAAATCCAGAAAAGATGAAGCAAGTTCATGAAGAGCTCCAAAGAGAAATCAAGCATAATTTTCTGAGAGAATCACATCCAATGCAGCAGCTACCTTATCTTGAGGCCTGTGTTAAAGAAGCTCTGCATTTGCATCCTCCTGCACCATTGCTACTTCCTCACCATGCTCATCAAACATGCCAATTAACGCATCGTACAATACCTAAAAATGCTCAAGTATCAATTAATGTTTGGGCTATTGGATGA